The DNA sequence TGACATAGGTGTATTGCTGCGTGCCGGGGGTCAAAGAAAAACCGTTGGTGTAGGATATTTTGCTGACCTTGCCGAAGTGGGCCTGGATGTTGTCGGGGCTTTGGTTGGTAAAATCAACCGGGGTGGTGACCAACGCGTGATCGCCGGCTCTGACCACCGTGACCCGCACCCCCTCGTCGCCGGGGTTCCAGAAGTTTTCGTCGGTGCCGCTGCCCATGCCACCGCCTCCATGGTCAATGTTCCCTTCGCCTTCGGCATAGGCGGTGAGGGGAAGCAGGGCGGTCAGCAGCAGAGTCAGCACTATAAAAATGCTCAGTATTCGTTTCATAAAGACCTCCTTGAACAGCAAAAAACACAGCATTTCTGCTGCGCTCCTTGGAATGTTTGGTCTATTGTCGAGGGCTAATCCATAGTCCCAACCTGTTTGTTGATATCACCGTCACCGTCTACTGTTGTGCCCGAACCGCGTGTTTCGGGCACCCAGCCGAAGCCGGGGAGATAAACCTGGCCGTCTTTTCTCTCGCCACCCTTCGGCTCACCGGTCTGCGTCGTATTCGGTTTTTTTACACTGTCGTGATCTACCGCTTGCACATTATCAACCTTTTCCCCGCTAGGCTTTTGGCTGGGATCGGTCTTTTGGGCTGCGGTGGGTTCCGCCGGTTTGGTCACTTCCGGCTGCAGGTTCTGTACCGGTTGATCGGTCTGCGCGGCCGTGTCATCGGTCGGTTTATTAGCCGGAATGACCACTTCGTCGCCCTCATGGGCGCTTGGGTTGACCTGGCCGGCAGCGGTAGACGGAGTGACCCCGTCGTTCGTTGGCTTTTCCGTTTTAAATTGAAAGGATATCGCTATAACCAGCGCTACACACACAATGCCGAGTCCGGCGATGGAAAGCCGTTTCTTTGTCTTGTCCTGGATATTCTTCATAAAAACCATCCATTCCGCCGCTGACTGCTGGCGGCACAAATAGTGATGAAAAGGATGTGCAGTCAACATCCCAGTAGTACAATGATTTTGAGGAGGAGGCACACTACAAAGCACGTTAGGAGGAGTTGCAGACTGCCTCTTGGCTCAAATCAGTATAAAAACCAGTGTGAGGATCGCCATTCAAGCACAAATAAGTGGCGCCACGAGGCCGTACGCTAATCATTGTTTTAGCCTTTCGTTAATGTGCGGCGATCCAGTCACTGCCTTCTCCTTCACGATTTCATCACAAGGAGGGAGAACCTTGAAAGTCGTTTACCCCATCTGCTGTGGCGTCGATGTACACAAGACTTTTCTCGTCGCCACGCTCATCACTACGCAGGGCATCGTTCCGAGTTACAAAAAGAAGCGCTTTTCCACCTTTAACAAATCCATTCTGGCGTTCAAGCAGTGGCTGATTGACAACAACTGGCCGCCCTCGACCAGACCATCGCCGGTTTGGTTGAACCCTTTGAAAGCGCCATTGCCCTGCTCTGTACCATTCCCGGAGTTGACCGCACCTCCGCCGTTGCGATCATCTCCGAGATTGGTATTGATATGTCCCAGTTCTCATCCGCGAAACGCTTGTGCTGCTGGGCGGGACTAACGCCCGGCAACAACCAATCCGCAGGCAAAAAGAAGTCGGTTCGCATCACGAGGGCCGGTGTTTATCTCAAGCCCGCGCTCGTGCAAGCTGCCCATGCCGCTGTGAAATCGAATTCTTCCGCTTATTACCACATCAAATATGAGCGGATTGCCAAGCGCCGTGGCAAGAAACGAGCCATTATCGCCATTGCCAGGATGATGCTCACCGCCGCTTTTCACATGCTCCAAACCGGTGAGATCTTCAATCCCTCCGACCTTTTTCAGGTCGACATGCCGATAGAGCTTCGCAATAAGCAAAAGGAGAAAGCTTTGAGGCAAGCTGCCAAACTCTTGATTGCCCAAGGCGTCGTAAGCCCCGAGCATATCAAGCTGCCCGCTTAACCATTCTGTGCTCTGCTTCCGTTAGGGCTTGTTTGCTATACTCTTTTTTGCGATTAAGGGCTTTCACCGGTTGCTGCGAATGTTTTCACGCCATAGCCTCCCAGAAAGGTCTGAGTGAAGCAGATGTTGTTTTAATTGCTCAGTTTAAATACGATAAGGACGATCCCAGCCAATTGACAGACCTGGAGGTCCTGGAAATGATCC is a window from the Pelotomaculum isophthalicicum JI genome containing:
- a CDS encoding DUF6550 family protein produces the protein MKNIQDKTKKRLSIAGLGIVCVALVIAISFQFKTEKPTNDGVTPSTAAGQVNPSAHEGDEVVIPANKPTDDTAAQTDQPVQNLQPEVTKPAEPTAAQKTDPSQKPSGEKVDNVQAVDHDSVKKPNTTQTGEPKGGERKDGQVYLPGFGWVPETRGSGTTVDGDGDINKQVGTMD
- a CDS encoding transposase, which encodes MVEPFESAIALLCTIPGVDRTSAVAIISEIGIDMSQFSSAKRLCCWAGLTPGNNQSAGKKKSVRITRAGVYLKPALVQAAHAAVKSNSSAYYHIKYERIAKRRGKKRAIIAIARMMLTAAFHMLQTGEIFNPSDLFQVDMPIELRNKQKEKALRQAAKLLIAQGVVSPEHIKLPA